The following proteins come from a genomic window of Tenebrio molitor chromosome 9, icTenMoli1.1, whole genome shotgun sequence:
- the LOC138139283 gene encoding potassium/sodium hyperpolarization-activated cyclic nucleotide-gated channel 1-like, with translation MATYQSIKVRRVEGHECSLPQDDELITLYINGGFFVDFRRKFRQYLMVSAANPESKAVLKSTAQIRLEESRHLRKFYHMIHPFSEARITWEMIMIVVYSGLLLVMPLELGTVTQQPLVLYSKFVLDIFSMMDIILFFCTGYYDEKIHKIVMKPMLVFKHYIFPYFIFDFFSSLPYNMYVFYIDPKLSSLTYLYLLKLTRLPTLIEYIRRFCIRMELYSYKLSTVNFALWFFTLIWWATALTLIVYVRVEGDSIQYSENSDIFNPTMESCYQVVRAFMLVAMSKIQSERAVSMVLNVVCILIGSVLNMVILAQVMQIYRRHSNSRNKYENLMQEIGEYMNYKELPSPLKNRVFRYVEFKFQKNIFKEGDILSTLSKILKQDILLHNCKRMVEKVDFFKGLPGSLILLLVTKLRSEIYLPNDMIVQAGISGTAMYFIYVGTVAVYTTNEREICHLEDGSHFGEISLIINEPRVASVIAVTNCEVFRLSRKDFLEAMEPYPNLCNKIRQSALARLKNTRQVMNENEEEEHK, from the exons ATGGCCACGTACCAATCAATCAAGGTCCGCAGGGTCGAAGGTCACGAATGCAGCCTCCCCCAAGACGACGAACTCATCACGCTGTACATAAACGGCGGCTTCTTCGTGGACTTCCGCCGCAAGTTCCGCCAGTACTTGATGGTGAGCGCCGCCAACCCCGAGAGCAAGGCAGTACTGAAATCCACGGCACAAATCCGGCTGGAGGAGTCGAGACACCTCCGGAAGTTCTACCACATGATACACCCTTTCAGCGAGGCGAGGATCACGTGGGAGATGATCATGATCGTCGTCTACTCCGGCCTGCTCCTTGTGATGCCTTTGGAGTTGGGGACAGTGACCCAGCAGCCTCTGGTGCTCTATTCCAAATTCGTCCTGGATATTTTCTCCATGATGGATATAATCTTGTTCTTCTGCACCGGATACTACGACGAGAAGATTCACAAAATAGTGATGAAGCCGATGCTCGTTTTTAAACACTACATCTTTCcctattttattttcgatttcTTTTCATCTCTACCGTACAACATGTATGTTTTTTACATAGACCCGAAACTGAGCAGCCTCACCTACTTGTACTTGCTCAAACTGACACGGTTGCCAACACTGATCGAGTACATAAGGAGGTTCTGCATA AGGATGGAGCTctacagttacaagttatccACTGTCAACTTTGCTCTGTGGTTCTTCACCTTAATCTGGTGGGCCACGGCTCTTACCCTGATCGTCTACGTGAGAGTAGAAGGTGATTCTATTCAGTATTCGGAAAATTCAGACATCTTCAATCCAACGATGGAATCTTGCTACCAAGTGGTCAGAGCATTCATGTTAGTGGCAATGAGCAAAATCCAGTCAGAGAGAGCGGTTTCCATGGTCCTTAACGTCGTCTGCATCTTGATCGGCAGCGTCCTCAACATGGTGATTTTAG CCCAAGTGATGCAGATTTATCGGCGACACTCTAATTCTAGAAACAAGTACGAAAATCTGATGCAGGAAATTGGAGAGTACATGAATTACAAAGAGTTGCCTTCGCCTCTCAAGAACAGAGTCTTCCGCTACGTCGAGTtcaaatttcagaaaaatatCTTCAAAGAGGGGGATATTTTGAGCACCTTGTCCAAAATCTTGAAGCAGGACATTTTGCTTCACAACTGCAAACGGATGGTGGAGAAGGTGGACTTTTTCAAAGGACTACCAGGATCGCTCATTTTGCTCTTGGTTACCAAACTCAGATCGGAGATTTATCTGCCGAACGACATGATCGTCCAAGCTGGAATTTCCGGAACCGCGATGTATTTCATCTACGTGGGGACTGTTGCGGTCTACACCACCAACGAGAGAGAA ATTTGTCACTTGGAAGATGGCAGTCACTTCGGTGAGATTTCTTTGATTATTAATGAGCCCAGGGTGGCCAGCGTGATCGCAGTGACCAACTGCGAAGTCTTCAGATTGAGCAGAAAAGATTTTCTGGAAGCGATGGAGCCATATCCTAATTTGTGCAACAAGATTAGGCAATCGGCCTTGGCCAGATTGAAGAACACGCGCCAAGTGATGAACGAGAATGAAGAAGAAGAGCATAAATAA